In Meleagris gallopavo isolate NT-WF06-2002-E0010 breed Aviagen turkey brand Nicholas breeding stock chromosome 2, Turkey_5.1, whole genome shotgun sequence, the following are encoded in one genomic region:
- the LOC100542626 gene encoding collagen alpha-1(XXI) chain-like, translating to MSPCNQCMAKVCAWTVGNKTIPVSHSDLVYVGSFIRGYQGSAGTPGIPGTPGVQAATKNWVDERLPFGNFKLNCIFNCICISYFAESVCPTRIPVAARDEKGFDILVGLGVKKKVKKRIQIPTTNAKAYEVTSRVDLSELTRNVFPEGLPPSYVFVSTQRFKVKKTWDLWRVLSLDKRPQIAVTINGEEKTLSFTTTSLINGTQVITFAAPRVKTLFDEGWHQIRLLVTEDFVTLYIDDQEIETKPLHPVLGIYISGLTQIGKYSGKEETVQFDIQKLRIYCDPEQNNRETVCEIPGFNGECMNGPSDVGSTPAPCICPPGKQGPPGPKGDPGQPGNHGYPGRPGPDGKPVSTKNSVIYCKCKTRGENACTTNNRF from the exons ATGTCTCCATGCAACCAGTGTATGGCAAAAGTGTGTGCTTGGACTGTGGGAAATAAAACTATCCCAGTCAGCCACAGTGACCTGGTGTATGTGGGTTCCTTTATTCGA GGTTATCAAGGATCAGCAGGAACTCCAGGTATCCCAGGAACTCCAGGGGTTCAA GCAGCAACAAAAAATTGGGTAGATGAGAGGTTACCTTTTGGAAATTTTAagttaaattgtatttttaactgTATATGCATTTCTTACTTTGCAGAATCTGTTTGTCCTACAAGAATTCCAGTGGCAGCTCGAGATGAAAAAGGATTTGACATTCTTGTAGGACTAGGTGTGaagaaaaaggttaaaaagAGAATTCAAATACCAACTACTAATGCTAAAGCTTATGAAGTAACCTCCCGTGTTGACCTGTCAGAGTTGACAAG GAATGTGTTTCCAGAAGGTTTGCCTCCATCCTATGTGTTTGTTTCCACTCAAAgatttaaagtaaaaaagacGTGGGATTTGTGGAGAGTTCTAAGCCTGGATAAGAGACCACAGATAGCAGTCACAAttaatggagaagagaaaacgTTGTCATTCACTACAACAAGTTTAATAAATGGCACGCAGGTTATTACTTTTGCTGCACCTCGTGTAAAG ACATTGTTTGATGAAGGCTGGCATCAAATTCGTCTCTTAGTTACAGAAGACTTTGTAACTTTGTATATAGATGACCAAGAAATCGAAACAAAACCATTACATCCTGTTTTAGGTATTTACATCAGTGGACTAACCCAAATAGGAAAGTATTCTGGAAAGGAGGAAACTGTACAG TTCGATATACAAAAACTGCGAATCTACTGTGACCCAGAGCAAAATAATCGAGAGACAGTCTGTGAGATCCCAGGATTT AATGGAGAG TGCATGAATGGCCCAAGTGATGTAGGCTCCACACCTGCCCCTTGCATATGCCCTCCAGGGAAACAAGGACCTCCAGGCCCCAAA GgagatcctgggcagcctgggaaTCATGGTTATCCTGGTCGGCCTGGTCCAGATGGTAAGCCTGTGAGTACTAAAAACTCAGTCATATATTGCAAATGCAAAACTAGAGGAGAAAATGCATGTACCACTAATAACAGATTCTGA